In Rhodococcus sp. OK302, one genomic interval encodes:
- a CDS encoding ABC transporter substrate-binding protein, translating to MVLNSKAIRRAAIAASAVSMLVLAGCSSDNGSSDTSTTTAAAGGSTSSEGRGPITIVEGQDALNEALENIITDWNAAHPDEKVTLKPLAKEANAQVDDITQRMQAKSAEYDLIGVDVVNTAQFAANGWLKPLEGDLKIDESGLLPSTVASGTYNGKLYAAPKNTNAAFLYYRKDLVEKAPTTLAELKENCPKAVEAGIDCYIGQFKNYEGLTVNTTEITNAFGGPWVGPDGITPAIDDKTKEGVQFIVDSFADKTIPQSALTYSEGESQSSFGDGKALFMRSWSGFSMDGEKTSVAGKYGYTVLPGVDGPGASTLGGYNVGISAFSDAPLTARDFLEFMQTKKSQTYFTAVGGAPVLAAVYDDPAVLAQFPYFATLKEALATAQPRPVTPYYTQVSKSISDNTYAAIRGEKTVEQALADTKAGIETAGN from the coding sequence ATGGTTCTGAACTCGAAGGCGATACGCCGAGCTGCAATTGCAGCGTCGGCAGTGTCGATGCTGGTACTGGCAGGCTGCTCGTCCGACAACGGAAGCAGTGACACCAGCACCACCACAGCTGCCGCAGGAGGGTCGACCTCGAGCGAAGGCCGCGGCCCGATCACGATCGTCGAAGGTCAGGATGCCCTGAACGAGGCGCTCGAAAACATCATCACCGACTGGAATGCCGCGCATCCGGATGAGAAGGTCACCCTGAAGCCGCTGGCCAAGGAAGCCAACGCGCAGGTCGACGACATCACGCAGCGTATGCAGGCCAAGAGCGCCGAGTACGACCTCATCGGCGTCGACGTCGTCAACACCGCGCAGTTCGCTGCAAACGGTTGGCTGAAGCCGCTCGAAGGTGACCTGAAGATCGACGAGTCCGGCCTCCTGCCGTCGACCGTCGCCTCGGGTACCTACAACGGCAAGCTCTACGCCGCGCCCAAGAACACCAACGCCGCGTTCCTGTACTACCGCAAGGACCTCGTCGAGAAGGCTCCGACCACACTGGCCGAGCTCAAGGAAAACTGCCCGAAGGCCGTCGAAGCTGGTATCGACTGCTACATCGGCCAGTTCAAGAACTACGAAGGCCTGACGGTCAACACCACCGAGATCACCAACGCATTCGGTGGACCGTGGGTCGGACCGGACGGAATCACCCCGGCCATCGACGACAAGACGAAGGAAGGCGTGCAGTTCATCGTCGATTCGTTTGCCGACAAGACCATCCCGCAGTCGGCCCTGACCTACTCCGAGGGTGAGTCGCAGAGCTCCTTCGGCGACGGCAAGGCGCTCTTCATGCGTAGCTGGTCAGGCTTCTCGATGGACGGTGAAAAGACCTCCGTCGCCGGCAAGTACGGCTACACCGTCCTGCCCGGCGTCGACGGACCGGGTGCTTCGACGCTCGGCGGCTACAACGTCGGCATCAGCGCGTTCTCGGATGCACCACTGACGGCTCGTGACTTCCTCGAGTTCATGCAGACCAAGAAGTCGCAGACGTACTTCACCGCGGTCGGCGGCGCACCCGTCCTCGCGGCTGTTTACGACGACCCGGCAGTGCTCGCACAGTTCCCGTACTTCGCGACGCTGAAGGAAGCACTGGCCACGGCTCAGCCGCGTCCCGTCACGCCGTACTACACACAGGTGTCCAAGTCGATTTCCGACAACACCTACGCTGCTATCCGCGGCGAGAAGACCGTCGAGCAGGCTTTGGCGGACACCAAGGCCGGCATCGAAACCGCCGGTAACTGA
- a CDS encoding ABC transporter ATP-binding protein: MASVTFEGTTCLFPGSNTPAVDNLDLEIENGEFLVLVGPSGCGKSTTLRMLAGLEDVHSGRILIGDRDVTGQEPKERDIAMVFQNYALYPHMSVAENMGFALKLAGTNKTEIRARVEEVAKMLDLEPYLDRKPKALSGGQRQRVAMGRAIVRQPQVFLMDEPLSNLDAKLRVQTRTQIAQLQRRLETTMVYVTHDQVEAMTMGDRVAVLEKGILQQCASPRELYNRPKNVFVAGFMGSPAMNLFTLPLVDGGVAFGDVIVPVSRETLNGTPETEVVLGIRPEHLDVAAEGLPMEVDVVEELGSDAYVYGRTTIGGVSQQIVSRGDWRNPPEKGDRVNLRVDPEKVHIFAASDGRRLG; this comes from the coding sequence ATGGCTTCAGTGACATTCGAGGGCACAACCTGCCTGTTCCCGGGCTCCAATACGCCCGCGGTGGACAACTTGGACCTCGAAATCGAGAACGGCGAATTCCTCGTTCTCGTCGGCCCGTCGGGCTGTGGAAAGTCGACGACGCTGCGCATGCTCGCCGGTCTCGAGGACGTCCACAGCGGGCGCATCCTCATCGGTGACCGCGATGTGACGGGCCAGGAACCCAAAGAACGTGACATCGCGATGGTGTTCCAGAACTACGCGCTCTACCCGCACATGTCGGTGGCCGAGAACATGGGATTTGCACTCAAGTTGGCGGGCACGAACAAGACGGAGATCCGCGCTCGCGTCGAAGAAGTCGCGAAGATGCTCGATCTCGAGCCGTACTTGGATCGTAAGCCGAAGGCACTTTCCGGTGGTCAGCGTCAGCGAGTTGCCATGGGCCGCGCGATTGTTCGTCAGCCGCAGGTCTTCCTGATGGACGAGCCGCTATCCAACCTCGACGCCAAACTGCGCGTCCAGACGCGTACGCAGATCGCTCAGCTGCAGCGACGCCTCGAGACCACGATGGTCTACGTGACTCACGACCAGGTCGAGGCCATGACCATGGGTGACCGCGTCGCTGTCCTCGAAAAGGGAATCCTGCAGCAGTGTGCGTCGCCGCGCGAGCTGTACAACAGGCCGAAGAACGTGTTTGTCGCCGGCTTCATGGGTTCGCCCGCAATGAACCTGTTCACCCTCCCGCTCGTCGACGGTGGTGTGGCGTTCGGTGACGTGATTGTCCCGGTTTCCCGTGAAACATTGAACGGAACACCGGAGACCGAGGTCGTACTCGGAATTCGTCCGGAGCACCTCGATGTCGCTGCCGAGGGCCTGCCGATGGAGGTCGACGTCGTCGAAGAGCTCGGTTCCGACGCCTACGTGTACGGCCGCACCACCATCGGGGGCGTGTCGCAGCAGATCGTTTCGCGGGGCGACTGGCGTAATCCGCCCGAGAAGGGTGATCGAGTCAATCTGCGTGTCGATCCCGAAAAGGTTCATATTTTCGCAGCCAGCGACGGTCGACGCCTGGGTTAG
- a CDS encoding DUF2786 domain-containing protein — protein MSSEKMLTRIGALLRQAESTDNPHEGEAFMAAAQRLATSSAIDLAVARAHTASSEKRATPTQRLITIGEPGKRGLRTYAQLFISIAAANDVQCDIAQTGAVIFAYGFAGDIDVCEALYSSLLFQMVRDSDAYIRSGAYRGETSTRTRKPVAGVTARLNFQMAYASRIGARLTETKQETEKKVVAESSSETALVLRNKEIELKDYYSSNSKARGTWKGGGRADAGHSSHARKAGDRAARSARLGNLPEIGGVRGQLGS, from the coding sequence GTGAGTTCGGAGAAGATGTTGACCCGCATCGGTGCACTGCTTCGCCAAGCAGAATCCACCGACAATCCCCACGAGGGTGAAGCCTTCATGGCAGCCGCGCAACGGTTGGCCACCAGTTCCGCCATCGACTTAGCGGTTGCTCGGGCGCACACCGCGTCGTCGGAGAAACGTGCGACGCCCACTCAACGGCTCATCACCATCGGCGAACCCGGCAAACGCGGACTGCGCACCTACGCGCAGTTGTTCATCTCCATCGCCGCCGCCAATGACGTGCAGTGCGATATCGCGCAGACCGGTGCGGTGATCTTCGCGTACGGATTTGCCGGCGACATCGACGTGTGTGAGGCCCTGTACTCGAGCCTGCTGTTCCAAATGGTGCGTGATTCCGACGCCTACATTCGCTCGGGCGCATATCGAGGCGAGACGTCGACGCGGACGCGTAAGCCTGTCGCCGGAGTAACCGCTCGCCTCAACTTCCAGATGGCGTATGCGTCGCGGATCGGTGCACGGTTGACGGAAACCAAACAGGAGACGGAGAAAAAAGTAGTCGCCGAGTCGTCTTCGGAAACTGCTTTGGTGTTACGTAACAAGGAAATTGAACTCAAGGACTACTACTCCTCCAACTCCAAAGCACGCGGAACCTGGAAGGGCGGCGGACGCGCCGACGCCGGGCATTCGTCGCATGCGCGCAAAGCCGGAGATCGCGCCGCCCGGTCCGCTCGACTGGGAAATCTGCCGGAAATCGGCGGAGTGCGGGGACAGTTGGGCTCGTGA
- a CDS encoding TIGR04338 family metallohydrolase produces the protein MRDSQRSAVYDAETLVRSMFDRADERNLRTVEILGSSVTLPVERKFGSVESVQAYCDQALKLNWVAETCPRASVSVSVRSRAGNTAAHYSNDVIAVPIDRDGRWAMRELVVLHELAHHLGDNDEAAHGAAFVDRYLTLVGEIIGPEAAFVLRALYLSGGVQTG, from the coding sequence GTGAGAGATTCTCAGCGTAGCGCCGTCTACGACGCGGAAACCTTGGTGCGCAGCATGTTCGATCGCGCGGATGAACGAAACCTTCGAACTGTGGAAATTCTCGGATCCTCCGTCACCTTGCCGGTGGAACGCAAATTCGGATCCGTGGAGTCGGTTCAGGCGTATTGCGATCAAGCCCTCAAGTTGAATTGGGTAGCTGAAACCTGTCCCCGTGCAAGCGTTTCGGTTTCCGTGCGCTCCCGAGCCGGCAACACTGCTGCTCACTACTCGAACGACGTTATCGCCGTCCCGATTGATCGCGACGGCCGGTGGGCGATGCGGGAACTTGTTGTCCTGCACGAGCTTGCACATCATCTCGGCGACAATGACGAGGCCGCCCATGGAGCGGCCTTCGTCGACCGCTATCTGACTTTGGTCGGTGAGATCATCGGCCCCGAGGCGGCATTCGTGCTGCGAGCTCTGTACCTGTCCGGCGGTGTTCAAACCGGCTGA
- a CDS encoding helix-turn-helix domain-containing protein gives MDTPHKFTLVRDASEHSGTAVPAQKAPLIREAYGHVLREVRRDQDRTLGDVAAEVGMSKQYLSEVERGKKEPSSEILRSICDALGMPLEHLLFRSGNKIVALNSISFGHTPQPISGPVLMAA, from the coding sequence ATGGACACGCCGCACAAGTTTACCCTGGTCAGGGATGCTTCTGAGCATTCCGGAACTGCGGTGCCCGCACAGAAGGCCCCGCTGATTCGAGAAGCTTACGGACACGTACTGCGTGAGGTCAGGCGCGATCAGGATCGAACCTTAGGCGATGTTGCTGCCGAAGTCGGAATGTCGAAGCAATACTTGTCCGAGGTCGAACGAGGCAAGAAGGAACCGTCCTCGGAGATCTTGCGCTCTATCTGTGATGCTCTCGGAATGCCGTTGGAACACTTGCTCTTCCGCTCGGGAAACAAAATCGTGGCACTCAATTCCATCTCCTTCGGACACACGCCGCAGCCGATATCCGGGCCCGTCCTGATGGCGGCCTGA
- a CDS encoding ATP-dependent Clp protease proteolytic subunit has protein sequence MSQYTIPSVIERTPTGERSFDIFSRLLNERIVFLGTEIDDGVANVVMAQLLHLQADNPDREIGLYINSPGGSTTAMLAIYDTMQFMKPTIASYCMGQASSAAAVLLAAGTPGHRHVLAHSRVLLHQPSTQGSGTISDLALQAAEIMRIREQTETILSKHTGQSVERLRKDTDRDRIFTARDAIAYGLADVLIEGN, from the coding sequence ATGTCCCAGTACACGATTCCCAGCGTTATCGAACGAACACCCACGGGCGAGCGGTCTTTCGACATCTTCAGCCGGTTGCTCAACGAACGTATCGTCTTTCTCGGCACGGAGATCGACGACGGAGTCGCGAACGTTGTGATGGCTCAGCTGCTGCATCTGCAGGCAGACAACCCGGACCGCGAGATCGGTTTGTACATAAACTCTCCTGGTGGTTCTACCACTGCGATGCTGGCAATTTACGACACTATGCAGTTCATGAAACCCACGATCGCCAGCTACTGCATGGGGCAGGCGTCGTCGGCTGCTGCGGTGCTGCTCGCTGCCGGCACACCGGGGCACCGGCATGTTCTCGCCCATTCGCGGGTGCTGCTGCACCAACCGTCGACGCAAGGCAGTGGAACCATCTCGGACCTGGCGCTTCAGGCAGCTGAGATTATGAGAATCCGCGAGCAAACCGAGACGATCTTGAGCAAGCACACCGGTCAGAGCGTCGAGCGACTCCGGAAGGATACTGACCGAGACCGGATCTTCACGGCACGTGACGCGATCGCTTACGGCTTGGCCGACGTGCTTATTGAAGGGAATTGA
- a CDS encoding ClpP family protease has product MTTSAPTDTGYRDLLTDRLFRQRTILLTGEVNDAMAERVCSELVLLATTDPKRDIVLYINSPGGSVFAGLAIYDTMKLVPNDVVTVAMGFAASMGQVLLCSGTKGKRISLAHSRIMMHQPSAGIGGTAVDIAIQAESLEMMKLQSQEILAAETGRTVEEIETDSDRDRWFTADQAREYGIVDRVVTTFAEIAPQAMFPKIGL; this is encoded by the coding sequence ATGACTACTTCAGCACCCACCGATACCGGCTACCGTGACCTGTTGACAGATAGGCTCTTCCGCCAACGCACCATCTTGCTTACCGGCGAAGTGAACGACGCCATGGCCGAACGCGTGTGTTCCGAACTGGTGCTTCTTGCGACCACCGACCCCAAGCGTGACATCGTCCTCTACATCAATTCGCCCGGCGGTTCGGTATTCGCGGGCCTTGCCATCTACGACACCATGAAGCTCGTTCCCAACGACGTGGTGACGGTCGCAATGGGATTCGCCGCCAGTATGGGTCAGGTACTTCTCTGCTCGGGTACAAAAGGCAAACGAATAAGCTTGGCGCACAGCCGAATCATGATGCACCAGCCCTCCGCGGGGATCGGCGGTACGGCGGTAGACATCGCGATTCAGGCCGAGAGTCTCGAGATGATGAAGCTTCAATCCCAGGAAATTCTTGCCGCTGAAACCGGGCGGACCGTAGAAGAGATCGAGACCGACAGTGATCGTGATCGGTGGTTCACCGCCGATCAAGCACGTGAGTACGGAATTGTCGATCGCGTCGTGACAACGTTCGCCGAAATCGCGCCGCAGGCAATGTTCCCCAAGATCGGACTGTGA
- a CDS encoding LLM class F420-dependent oxidoreductase — protein sequence MTRPVRIGVQLQPQHAPDYGLIRDAVLRSEDAGVDIVFNWDHFYPLTGDPDGAHFECWTMLGAWAEQTSNVEIGALVTGGGYRNPDLLADMARTVDHLSGGRLILGIGAGWFEKDYDQFGYDFGTPGSRLKLLGEYLPRITQRLAKGNPSPTRNIPVLIGGGGEKKTLRLVAEYADVWHSFGDRETHLRKSGILTDHCAAVGRNPMDVEHSAPWPGLENAADLVSDGVTLFTVSASGPDYDLTTLVEAIGWRDDNTAPSLSGLA from the coding sequence ATGACTCGTCCGGTACGCATCGGTGTTCAACTCCAACCTCAGCACGCGCCCGACTACGGACTGATCCGCGATGCCGTCCTGCGATCGGAGGATGCGGGCGTCGACATCGTCTTCAACTGGGACCACTTCTACCCGCTGACGGGAGATCCGGACGGCGCACATTTCGAGTGCTGGACCATGCTCGGGGCGTGGGCGGAGCAGACATCGAACGTGGAGATCGGCGCCCTGGTGACCGGCGGCGGCTACCGCAATCCTGATCTGCTGGCCGATATGGCACGCACCGTCGACCACCTGAGCGGCGGACGCTTGATCCTCGGTATCGGAGCCGGATGGTTCGAGAAGGATTACGACCAATTCGGTTACGACTTCGGCACTCCCGGCTCCCGCCTGAAACTGCTCGGTGAATATCTACCGCGGATCACACAGCGTCTAGCCAAGGGCAATCCGTCGCCGACGCGCAATATCCCGGTTCTGATCGGTGGTGGCGGCGAGAAGAAGACATTGCGCCTGGTGGCCGAGTACGCCGACGTCTGGCACAGCTTCGGGGACCGTGAGACGCACCTGCGCAAGTCCGGAATCCTGACCGACCACTGCGCTGCTGTCGGGCGCAACCCGATGGACGTGGAGCATTCTGCACCGTGGCCGGGGCTGGAGAATGCGGCAGACCTCGTTTCCGACGGCGTCACTCTGTTCACCGTCAGCGCGAGTGGACCCGACTACGACCTCACGACACTTGTCGAGGCCATCGGGTGGCGCGATGACAACACGGCCCCCTCGTTGAGTGGGCTGGCCTGA
- a CDS encoding glycosyl hydrolase family 79 C-terminal domain-containing protein produces the protein MTRSKLVRIYRISILGICVALPLSLSAMPAAADVPGPSVTIRVDATKPGRVIPKDFLGLSFEANLMHQAWIDPAAGNVDTLLENLGTGNLRFSANQVDNTAWMPDPDAPVPAWAKEGQHVTPDDLSRVGKLAEATGWSVDLGVNFAHFDPAAAGNQAREAQERIGNSLRSIQIGNEPNFYLIAPISKAGDRRPLLPATYVPDARAYRDAIRAAAPGVPIEGPNTAGAGIGNQLIDPVIASAVVNPWLDTYISAFGSESKYLNQHYYPYVNTARVGFTSASSDLIGGLPSVDKLMSRENSVKQTTFIRDFVAKAEHAGLEPKLAETNSVAKEGKEGVTNSFGAALWTVDYLMTTAREGVTGINLHNQPDDCESYSLICFADDNARQAGQAQANPNYYGLLMLSQLVGGQILPTTVESGAANVSAYAVRLPDGTVKVIVNNMDRAFNGDVNVEIVGEDGTSASVQRLTAASPDAVDGATFANSTVAKNGTFTPSSNENVLGTDGRYRVRIDAPSAVLLTVD, from the coding sequence TTGACGCGCTCGAAGTTGGTCCGGATCTACCGAATCTCGATTCTCGGTATCTGCGTCGCTCTGCCGCTCTCACTATCTGCCATGCCGGCGGCAGCAGACGTTCCTGGCCCTTCGGTGACGATTCGCGTCGACGCTACGAAGCCGGGTCGTGTCATTCCGAAGGACTTCCTCGGGCTGTCTTTCGAAGCCAACCTCATGCATCAGGCGTGGATCGATCCGGCGGCCGGGAATGTCGATACTCTGCTCGAGAACCTCGGCACCGGAAATCTGCGCTTCAGCGCCAATCAGGTGGATAACACTGCATGGATGCCTGATCCCGACGCTCCGGTCCCGGCTTGGGCCAAAGAGGGTCAGCACGTCACTCCCGACGACCTGTCTCGAGTCGGAAAGCTCGCCGAGGCAACAGGATGGAGCGTCGACCTCGGAGTGAATTTTGCACACTTCGATCCCGCTGCGGCCGGGAATCAGGCGCGCGAGGCTCAGGAGCGAATCGGTAACTCTCTCCGGTCAATTCAGATCGGAAACGAGCCCAACTTCTATCTCATCGCGCCCATCAGCAAGGCTGGAGATCGCCGTCCCTTGCTTCCGGCAACCTACGTACCGGACGCCCGGGCCTACCGCGACGCGATCCGTGCCGCCGCTCCGGGAGTGCCGATCGAAGGACCGAATACTGCCGGCGCCGGAATCGGCAACCAACTGATTGATCCGGTGATCGCCTCAGCCGTGGTGAATCCGTGGTTGGACACGTACATTTCCGCATTCGGTTCGGAGAGTAAGTACCTCAATCAGCACTACTACCCGTACGTGAACACTGCGAGGGTCGGATTCACTTCGGCCAGTTCCGATCTCATCGGCGGACTCCCCAGCGTCGACAAACTGATGTCGCGCGAAAACTCCGTGAAGCAAACAACGTTCATTCGAGACTTCGTCGCCAAGGCCGAACATGCCGGACTCGAACCTAAACTGGCCGAGACAAACTCGGTGGCAAAAGAAGGAAAGGAAGGAGTTACCAACTCCTTCGGCGCGGCGTTGTGGACAGTCGACTATCTGATGACCACAGCACGTGAAGGCGTCACCGGCATCAACCTGCACAATCAGCCCGACGATTGTGAAAGCTACTCACTCATCTGCTTTGCCGACGACAATGCTCGCCAGGCCGGTCAGGCTCAGGCCAACCCGAACTACTACGGCCTGCTCATGCTCAGCCAACTCGTTGGTGGCCAGATCTTGCCCACCACAGTCGAATCCGGCGCCGCAAACGTTTCGGCCTATGCAGTCCGCCTGCCCGACGGCACCGTCAAGGTGATCGTCAACAATATGGATCGGGCTTTCAACGGTGATGTCAACGTCGAAATCGTTGGAGAAGACGGCACTTCCGCCTCCGTGCAGCGATTGACCGCAGCGTCGCCCGACGCTGTCGACGGTGCCACGTTCGCCAATTCCACGGTCGCGAAAAACGGCACCTTCACACCGAGTTCGAACGAAAACGTACTCGGTACCGACGGCCGGTACCGAGTACGAATTGACGCACCGAGTGCAGTACTGCTGACAGTCGATTAA
- a CDS encoding acyl-CoA dehydrogenase family protein — MTEITEKTVTHPAPHRTHAVLNQSVPRTDVNEYLLDPVLAEGVVRHDAAWAADELTDIGELVGSAGFQHDAELANTVIPELHTFDRWGNRIDEVEYHPSYHRIISAAVAHGAHTSAWENPKPGANVARAAAFMMFAQVEPGHSCPISMTHAVIPSLELQPDVAAIWKPRALSRSYTPELDAPGKASAIFGMSMTEKQGGSDVRANTTVAKPAGRGGPGADYLLTGHKWFCSAPMSDAFLVLAQAEGAAGEGLSCFLLPRILADGTRNVFRIQRLKNKLGNKSNASSEIELDGTVGIMIGEPGRGVRTIIEMVSQTRLDCILGSAAGMRQSVAEAVWHARHRSAFGAVLADQPAMTSVLADLSLESEAATITGLRLARAQDNDADDQEKAFRRLATAVAKYWVCKRGPHHSYEALECLGGNGYTEDFPLARRYREQPVMAVWEGSGNVIALDVLRAMTRESDSVAAFDHEVNLARGNNPVLDQHLDKVRRQLGELATMAPADAQFRARSVVEAMALALQASLMVRYSPAASSDAFIAGRLGADRGHEYGTLPVGTDFAGILARA, encoded by the coding sequence ATGACTGAAATTACCGAGAAGACCGTCACGCATCCGGCTCCCCATCGCACGCATGCTGTGCTCAATCAGTCCGTGCCCCGCACCGACGTCAACGAGTACCTCCTCGACCCGGTGCTCGCCGAAGGCGTAGTCCGCCACGATGCCGCCTGGGCTGCAGACGAACTCACCGATATCGGCGAACTGGTCGGCAGTGCAGGATTCCAGCACGACGCCGAGCTGGCCAACACCGTCATCCCCGAACTTCATACGTTCGACCGTTGGGGCAACCGCATCGACGAGGTGGAATACCACCCGTCGTACCACCGCATCATCTCGGCGGCAGTAGCTCACGGCGCGCACACCTCGGCCTGGGAAAACCCGAAGCCGGGCGCCAATGTTGCTCGCGCAGCGGCCTTCATGATGTTCGCGCAGGTCGAGCCGGGTCACTCGTGCCCCATCTCCATGACACACGCGGTCATTCCTTCGCTGGAACTGCAGCCCGACGTGGCCGCTATCTGGAAGCCTCGCGCCCTCTCTCGTAGCTACACCCCCGAGTTGGATGCTCCCGGAAAGGCATCCGCGATTTTCGGTATGTCCATGACGGAGAAGCAGGGCGGCTCCGACGTGCGGGCCAACACCACGGTCGCCAAGCCTGCGGGTCGCGGTGGCCCGGGTGCCGATTACCTGCTCACCGGCCACAAGTGGTTCTGCTCCGCACCGATGTCCGACGCCTTCCTCGTTCTGGCCCAGGCCGAAGGTGCTGCCGGCGAAGGGCTTTCCTGCTTCCTTCTTCCCCGCATCCTGGCCGACGGCACCCGTAACGTCTTCCGTATCCAGCGGTTGAAGAACAAGCTGGGCAACAAGTCCAACGCGTCCTCCGAGATCGAGCTCGACGGCACAGTCGGCATCATGATCGGTGAACCCGGTCGCGGTGTGCGAACAATCATCGAAATGGTGTCGCAGACTCGACTCGACTGCATCCTCGGCAGCGCCGCCGGAATGCGCCAGTCCGTCGCCGAGGCCGTGTGGCATGCCCGCCACCGCAGCGCATTCGGCGCCGTACTGGCCGATCAGCCGGCCATGACGTCCGTCCTGGCAGACCTGTCACTCGAGTCCGAAGCCGCCACCATCACCGGTCTTCGGTTGGCGCGCGCTCAGGACAACGACGCCGACGATCAGGAAAAAGCGTTCCGCCGTCTCGCGACCGCTGTCGCGAAGTACTGGGTCTGCAAGCGTGGACCGCACCACTCCTACGAGGCCCTCGAATGCCTCGGTGGCAACGGATACACCGAAGACTTCCCGCTGGCTCGCCGCTACCGCGAACAGCCCGTCATGGCGGTCTGGGAGGGCTCCGGCAACGTCATCGCGCTCGATGTCTTGCGCGCCATGACCCGTGAATCCGATTCCGTCGCAGCCTTCGACCACGAAGTGAATCTCGCTCGCGGCAACAACCCCGTCCTCGATCAGCACCTCGACAAGGTGCGTCGTCAACTCGGCGAACTCGCCACGATGGCACCCGCCGACGCGCAGTTCCGCGCGCGTAGCGTCGTCGAAGCCATGGCTTTGGCGCTGCAGGCTTCGCTGATGGTGCGTTATTCGCCGGCTGCGTCCTCCGATGCATTCATCGCCGGACGCTTGGGCGCCGATCGTGGCCACGAGTACGGAACCCTGCCGGTGGGAACAGATTTCGCCGGGATCCTCGCTCGGGCTTAA